A DNA window from Candidatus Bodocaedibacter vickermanii contains the following coding sequences:
- the clpB gene encoding ATP-dependent chaperone ClpB — MKIEKYTQRSQGFLQAAHTFATNESHQQLLPEHLLKVLLDDHDGMSIRLLKTIDADVIRLKAELQSLLNKLPKVRGGESQLYLSREFSAVLSYVETKAEQSGDEYISQELLLLGLLTCPQSTVIELAKRFNISETNLQEAIQMMRKGRSADSPNAEETYEALKKYCINLTEQARQGKLDPVIGRDEEIRRTIQVLSRRTKNNPVLIGEPGVGKTAILEGLAQRIVKGDIPESLKEMELMSLDLGALLAGAKFRGDFEERLKSVVKEITHADSSIVLFIDELHTLVGAGKADGAMDASNMLKPALARGELHCVGATTLEEYRQHIEKDAALARRFQPVYVSEPTVEDTISILRGLKEKYELHHGVRITDSAIVAAATLSNRYITDRFLPDKAIDLIDEASSRLRMAVDSKPEDLDELDRRIIQLKIEQEALKKEKDPASQDRLKKLQETLVELSTQSSVMNAEWADASKIRHQSTAIKERLDKARNELDVARRKGDLERASQLMYAEIPELEKQLDSIDNASRSAKQEVTDEDIASIVSKWTGIPLEKMLSSQQDKLLKAEDHLRHRVVGQEAAISAVANAIRRSRAGLQDPNRPLASFLFLGPTGVGKTELAKSLAQFLFDDEHAMTRIDMSEYMEKHSISRLIGSPPGYVGYEEGGKLTEAVRRRPYQIILFDEVEKAHPDVFNVLLQVLDDGILTDSHGRTVDFKNTILILTSNLGSEVLSTLPEDETVESARSQVMAIVRSHFRPEFLNRLDEILLFGRLERNVMEGIVDIQLHHLKDRLKQQNMSLQLSSEAITWLANAGYDPVYGARPLKRVIQKHLQDPISMMILEGKCKDGTTLTADVKDGDIVVRV; from the coding sequence ATGAAAATCGAAAAATATACTCAGCGATCACAAGGTTTTTTACAAGCCGCACACACATTTGCGACCAATGAATCGCACCAGCAATTATTGCCTGAACATTTGTTAAAAGTCTTGTTGGATGATCATGACGGAATGTCTATCAGGCTACTAAAAACGATAGACGCAGATGTCATTCGATTGAAAGCAGAACTTCAATCCCTGTTGAACAAACTTCCTAAAGTTAGAGGGGGTGAGTCACAACTTTATCTCAGTCGGGAATTCTCTGCGGTTCTATCGTACGTAGAAACCAAAGCCGAACAGTCTGGTGATGAATACATATCGCAAGAGCTTTTATTGCTTGGGTTGCTGACATGTCCGCAATCAACTGTGATTGAGCTAGCAAAACGTTTCAATATTTCAGAAACTAATTTACAGGAGGCTATTCAAATGATGCGAAAAGGTCGCAGTGCCGATTCCCCCAATGCCGAAGAAACCTATGAGGCATTAAAAAAATATTGTATCAATCTGACCGAACAAGCGCGCCAAGGAAAGCTGGATCCGGTCATTGGGCGTGACGAAGAAATTCGTCGTACGATTCAAGTATTGTCCAGGCGCACAAAAAACAACCCTGTATTAATTGGTGAACCGGGTGTCGGTAAAACAGCAATCTTAGAAGGGTTGGCGCAACGTATTGTTAAGGGTGATATTCCTGAATCCTTAAAAGAAATGGAACTAATGTCTTTGGATTTGGGGGCTTTGCTTGCGGGTGCAAAATTCCGCGGCGACTTTGAAGAACGTCTTAAAAGTGTGGTGAAAGAAATCACCCATGCTGACAGCAGCATTGTTTTGTTTATTGATGAACTTCATACGCTTGTCGGGGCTGGAAAAGCCGATGGTGCGATGGATGCATCCAATATGTTAAAGCCTGCGTTGGCGCGCGGCGAATTACATTGTGTGGGGGCAACAACACTTGAAGAATACCGTCAACATATTGAAAAAGATGCCGCGCTGGCGCGCAGATTCCAACCGGTATATGTCAGCGAACCCACTGTTGAAGATACCATTTCTATTTTACGTGGATTAAAAGAAAAATATGAACTGCATCATGGGGTTCGAATTACTGACAGTGCAATTGTTGCAGCAGCAACGTTGTCTAATCGATACATTACGGATCGTTTTCTTCCCGACAAGGCCATCGACTTAATTGATGAGGCATCCAGTCGATTGCGAATGGCTGTCGATTCAAAACCAGAAGATCTGGATGAATTAGATCGTCGCATTATTCAGTTGAAAATTGAGCAAGAAGCATTAAAGAAAGAAAAAGATCCGGCAAGCCAAGATCGATTAAAAAAGCTTCAAGAAACATTAGTTGAACTTAGTACTCAGTCAAGCGTTATGAATGCAGAGTGGGCAGATGCATCTAAGATAAGGCACCAATCAACAGCGATCAAAGAGCGTTTAGATAAAGCCCGAAATGAGTTGGATGTGGCGCGTCGCAAGGGTGATTTAGAACGAGCAAGCCAATTGATGTATGCCGAGATTCCAGAACTTGAAAAACAGTTGGACTCGATCGACAACGCATCTCGGTCTGCAAAGCAAGAAGTCACGGATGAAGATATTGCATCAATTGTTTCAAAGTGGACGGGCATTCCTTTAGAAAAAATGCTGTCGTCTCAACAGGACAAATTATTAAAAGCCGAAGACCATTTGCGGCATCGTGTTGTGGGGCAGGAGGCTGCAATTTCTGCGGTGGCTAATGCTATTCGTCGTTCGCGTGCGGGGCTTCAAGATCCAAATCGCCCCTTAGCATCCTTTTTGTTCTTGGGACCAACAGGTGTTGGAAAGACAGAGCTTGCAAAATCATTGGCGCAATTTTTGTTTGATGATGAGCATGCAATGACGCGTATCGACATGTCAGAATATATGGAAAAGCATTCAATCTCTCGCTTGATCGGATCACCACCAGGATATGTTGGATATGAAGAAGGCGGCAAGCTAACGGAGGCTGTTCGACGACGTCCGTACCAAATTATTTTGTTTGATGAAGTAGAAAAAGCACACCCAGATGTTTTCAATGTTTTGCTACAAGTGTTAGACGATGGAATACTCACCGATAGTCATGGTCGTACTGTTGATTTCAAAAATACAATTTTAATCTTAACATCGAATTTAGGCAGTGAAGTGCTGTCTACGTTACCAGAGGACGAGACTGTTGAATCCGCCAGGTCACAGGTAATGGCGATTGTACGATCTCATTTTCGTCCAGAATTCTTAAATCGATTGGATGAAATTTTATTGTTCGGACGGTTAGAGCGCAACGTGATGGAAGGCATTGTTGATATTCAATTACACCACCTTAAAGATAGATTAAAGCAACAAAACATGAGCTTGCAATTATCTTCAGAGGCTATTACATGGCTTGCAAATGCTGGATACGATCCGGTATATGGAGCCCGTCCTTTAAAACGCGTGATTCAAAAGCACTTACAAGATCCAATTTCTATGATGATTTTAGAAGGAAAGTGCAAAGATGGCACAACATTAACTGCTGATGTTAAAGACGGGGATATTGTTGTAAGGGTGTAG
- a CDS encoding Rrf2 family transcriptional regulator — MQLGTKGRYAVTALLRLHDALKLQQVVPLSYIAETENISITYLEQLFTKLRKAGVVNSIRGQAGGYVLAREAAFVNVAEIIMAAEENILFTRCATSSHSGCTKTGMLCKTHTLWEELTNHVYGFLSSITLEDLALGKIPKTVVSGWTQHKQVVND; from the coding sequence ATGCAGCTGGGAACAAAAGGACGGTATGCGGTAACTGCGCTATTAAGATTGCATGACGCATTAAAGCTTCAGCAGGTTGTCCCCTTATCCTATATTGCTGAGACTGAAAATATTTCCATTACCTATTTAGAACAATTATTCACAAAATTACGCAAGGCCGGTGTCGTGAATAGTATTCGCGGGCAAGCGGGTGGTTATGTGTTGGCGCGCGAAGCTGCCTTTGTTAATGTGGCTGAAATTATTATGGCTGCGGAAGAAAATATATTGTTTACTCGATGTGCGACATCATCGCACTCTGGGTGCACAAAGACAGGCATGCTGTGTAAGACACATACTTTATGGGAAGAACTAACCAATCATGTATATGGATTTTTGAGTAGCATTACACTAGAAGACCTGGCCTTGGGAAAAATCCCAAAGACTGTGGTGTCGGGATGGACTCAACATAAGCAGGTGGTCAATGATTAG
- the iscU gene encoding Fe-S cluster assembly scaffold IscU, with translation MAYSKKVVDHFENPRNVGSFENADKDQSVGVGLVGAPACGDVMQLQIKVSDAGKIEDARFKTFGCGSAIASSSLATEWLKGKSVDEALTIKNSQISEELALPPVKVHCSILAQDAIQAAVQNYKDKQKG, from the coding sequence ATGGCATACAGTAAAAAAGTTGTGGATCATTTTGAAAACCCACGAAACGTTGGAAGCTTTGAAAACGCAGACAAGGATCAGTCCGTTGGCGTTGGATTGGTGGGAGCCCCCGCCTGTGGAGACGTGATGCAGTTGCAAATTAAAGTCTCTGACGCTGGAAAGATTGAAGACGCCCGATTCAAAACCTTTGGGTGTGGTTCAGCAATTGCGTCAAGTTCCCTTGCGACTGAATGGTTAAAAGGTAAAAGTGTGGACGAGGCTTTGACCATAAAGAATTCTCAAATTTCAGAAGAATTAGCATTACCCCCCGTAAAGGTTCACTGTTCGATTTTGGCTCAAGACGCAATTCAAGCAGCCGTACAAAATTATAAAGACAAACAAAAGGGTTAA
- a CDS encoding HesB/IscA family protein, translated as MSILTVTPAAVEQITHLLNGRGKPSLGIRVGIKTRGCSGLSYYIEFADEKNPYDEVIQLDTVTVLIDPKAIMFVFGIVMDFETNDLESGFTFKNPNEKGRCGCGESFHV; from the coding sequence GTGTCGATACTCACTGTTACCCCAGCCGCCGTTGAACAAATAACACACCTTTTAAATGGAAGAGGCAAACCCTCTTTGGGGATTCGTGTGGGTATTAAAACTCGTGGGTGTTCAGGATTATCATATTATATTGAATTCGCAGATGAAAAAAATCCATATGATGAAGTAATTCAGCTGGACACTGTAACAGTGTTGATTGACCCAAAAGCAATCATGTTTGTTTTTGGTATTGTCATGGATTTTGAAACGAACGATTTAGAATCTGGATTTACCTTTAAAAATCCAAATGAAAAGGGACGATGTGGATGCGGAGAATCATTTCATGTCTAG
- a CDS encoding YciI family protein codes for MKSNDAKPNLFLVILSYKVDLEKINSFRAAHLDFLQNCYDRNLFIVSGPKVPRNGGVILARCDSKDMLLAVLEKDPFAINDLADYEIIEFEPTKWSSLFERVLFN; via the coding sequence ATGAAAAGCAATGACGCAAAGCCAAACTTATTTCTTGTAATTTTAAGTTACAAAGTTGATTTAGAAAAAATTAATTCTTTTAGAGCAGCTCATTTAGATTTTTTACAGAATTGCTACGATAGAAATCTATTCATTGTCTCAGGGCCCAAAGTTCCGCGCAACGGAGGAGTTATACTTGCTAGATGCGATAGTAAGGATATGTTGCTCGCAGTTTTAGAAAAAGATCCTTTTGCAATAAATGATTTGGCCGATTATGAAATAATAGAATTTGAACCAACCAAATGGAGCTCTTTATTTGAGCGTGTGTTATTTAATTAA
- a CDS encoding DUF6869 domain-containing protein — MTKNILDMCAYAYIEYYRSQFKKYSWAVDYAENLIQTNPKAGLAFVFEVLSVCHNEQEIAYVATGVLEDLLHRHIFQIKEAVEMEVQESEVMRVAMRYVWAASNSPVSLFLKDINVKYAGKITEKHSLNIDSIKSTAVDE; from the coding sequence ATGACGAAAAATATACTTGATATGTGTGCTTATGCATACATCGAATATTATCGCAGTCAGTTCAAAAAATATTCTTGGGCGGTGGACTACGCGGAAAATTTGATTCAAACAAACCCCAAAGCTGGATTGGCATTTGTATTCGAGGTGTTAAGTGTATGTCACAATGAACAAGAAATTGCTTACGTTGCAACCGGTGTTTTAGAAGACTTGTTACACCGACATATCTTTCAAATTAAAGAAGCTGTAGAAATGGAAGTTCAAGAAAGTGAGGTCATGCGCGTAGCCATGCGATATGTTTGGGCAGCAAGCAACAGCCCCGTAAGTCTTTTTCTAAAAGATATCAACGTAAAGTATGCCGGTAAAATAACCGAGAAACATTCCTTAAATATTGATTCAATAAAATCTACGGCAGTTGATGAATAA
- a CDS encoding cysteine desulfurase family protein, whose amino-acid sequence MISPATKCVYLDYNATAPLLPDVKQSMMDAFDRVGNASAVHQMGRRCRADIDKARKQVAAALEVSSKDITFTSGGTESNHLVLSGLNIPKETIYASSVEHASIHKNVLPENLIPVDIHGQIRIDVLSEYFKRSNAPKLVSIALANSETGIVQRALKDVVTLCHKHKCLVHTDAVQAFGKTPVFFADLDVDLMTISAHKIGGPKGVGALISKANIILKAPLLGGGQEKGLRSGTENIPAIVGFGVAAEIAVKTDWASTRKVLDWAIDQLKIINPNIRVNSVDDGLPNTLNVSTPGYNKDTQVIHFDLNGIAVSAGSACSSGKVEQSHVLKAMGLDDMYVNSAIRLSLSSTQTKDDMDQFINAWHAMQMTKKVESL is encoded by the coding sequence ATGATTAGCCCTGCAACAAAATGTGTGTACCTAGACTATAATGCGACAGCGCCATTGTTGCCCGATGTTAAGCAATCAATGATGGATGCGTTTGATCGTGTGGGAAATGCGTCAGCGGTTCATCAAATGGGGCGACGATGTCGTGCAGACATTGATAAAGCGCGAAAGCAAGTCGCCGCTGCTTTAGAGGTATCTTCAAAAGATATTACGTTTACAAGTGGTGGCACTGAATCCAATCATTTGGTATTATCAGGGTTGAATATTCCAAAAGAAACCATCTATGCAAGCTCCGTTGAACATGCATCCATTCATAAAAATGTTTTACCCGAAAATTTAATTCCTGTAGATATACATGGACAAATTCGGATTGATGTATTGAGCGAGTATTTTAAGCGTTCAAATGCCCCAAAATTAGTTAGCATTGCATTAGCCAATTCCGAAACTGGTATTGTTCAACGTGCGCTGAAAGACGTTGTGACATTGTGTCACAAACATAAGTGTTTGGTGCACACAGATGCCGTGCAAGCGTTTGGGAAAACTCCTGTATTTTTTGCAGATTTGGATGTAGATTTAATGACAATCTCTGCCCATAAAATCGGCGGACCCAAAGGTGTTGGAGCCTTAATTAGCAAGGCGAATATTATCTTAAAAGCCCCATTATTGGGCGGTGGACAAGAAAAAGGATTAAGATCAGGCACTGAAAATATTCCAGCAATTGTTGGATTTGGTGTGGCAGCTGAAATCGCTGTTAAAACCGATTGGGCATCGACACGGAAAGTGTTGGATTGGGCAATCGATCAACTGAAGATTATTAATCCCAACATCCGAGTTAATAGTGTTGATGATGGTCTGCCCAATACATTGAATGTAAGCACGCCCGGATATAATAAGGATACCCAGGTAATTCATTTTGATTTAAATGGCATTGCGGTAAGTGCTGGATCTGCCTGTTCATCTGGAAAAGTAGAACAATCTCATGTTTTAAAAGCAATGGGGTTGGATGATATGTATGTGAATAGCGCAATACGATTAAGCTTAAGCTCAACCCAAACTAAAGACGATATGGATCAATTTATTAATGCGTGGCACGCCATGCAGATGACGAAAAAAGTAGAAAGTTTATAA
- a CDS encoding GNAT family N-acetyltransferase, whose translation MFTIRASSIKDADLILQLIRELATYEKLEDRVTATIDDVKNTLFINNPNAHVLIAEEDGEAVGFVLYHTSYSTFLCKYCIHIEDLYIRETKRGKGYGEALVKAICDIACEKNYGRIDWVVLDWNQPAIQFYKHIGAEELSEWKMFRLNYDDIQRLAHKTKH comes from the coding sequence ATGTTTACAATAAGAGCGTCTTCAATTAAGGATGCAGACTTAATTCTGCAATTAATTCGGGAACTTGCAACTTACGAAAAGTTGGAAGATCGCGTTACTGCAACTATTGATGATGTAAAAAATACATTGTTTATTAATAATCCAAATGCGCATGTGTTAATTGCAGAAGAAGATGGCGAAGCTGTCGGGTTTGTTTTGTACCATACAAGCTATTCTACGTTTTTGTGTAAATATTGCATTCATATCGAAGATCTGTATATTCGTGAAACTAAGCGTGGCAAAGGATACGGCGAAGCTTTAGTAAAGGCAATTTGTGACATTGCATGCGAAAAAAACTATGGTCGCATTGATTGGGTTGTCTTAGATTGGAATCAACCAGCCATCCAGTTTTATAAGCATATTGGGGCAGAAGAACTTTCCGAATGGAAAATGTTTCGATTGAATTATGATGATATTCAACGATTAGCTCACAAAACAAAGCATTAA
- a CDS encoding IscS subfamily cysteine desulfurase, with amino-acid sequence MITSIPKKEGYIYLDYQATTPCDPRVVEAALPYLTEHFGNPHSRNHIYGWEAEAAIETARKQIATLINANPSEIIFTSGATESNNLAIKGAAQFYKSKGKNHIITCITEHKCVLDACRHLEQDGFEVTYLPVQKDGLVDLNVLKTAIKPNTVLVSIMAVNNEIGVIQPLADIGKICREHGVFFHTDAAQAVGKIPLDVEAMHIDMLSVSGHKLYAPKGVGALYVRKRPRVRLTAQINGGGQERGMRSGTLSPFLCVALGAACEIANNEMTFETARIMKLRDFFWKKLSDALPEIYINGHTLQRIPGNLNISFAYVEGEGLMMGIKNLCLSSGSACTSASLEPSYVLYALGVEDEMAHTSLRIGIGRFTTEEELDVAADSIISSVNRLRDMSPLYEMVRNGIDLKSIQWTEH; translated from the coding sequence ATGATTACATCTATTCCAAAAAAAGAAGGGTACATTTATTTAGATTATCAAGCAACGACGCCTTGCGATCCACGTGTGGTTGAGGCTGCCTTACCCTATTTAACAGAACACTTTGGAAACCCGCACTCACGCAACCATATTTATGGATGGGAAGCTGAGGCTGCTATTGAAACAGCGCGCAAACAAATTGCAACGTTAATTAACGCGAACCCCTCAGAAATCATTTTTACAAGTGGTGCCACCGAATCAAATAATTTGGCCATAAAAGGGGCTGCTCAATTTTATAAATCAAAAGGTAAGAATCATATTATCACCTGCATTACTGAACACAAATGTGTATTAGATGCATGCCGCCATTTGGAACAGGATGGATTTGAAGTCACATACCTGCCTGTTCAAAAAGACGGATTGGTTGATTTAAATGTTTTAAAGACTGCCATAAAACCCAACACCGTTTTAGTATCAATCATGGCGGTGAACAATGAAATTGGTGTCATTCAACCGTTGGCAGACATTGGCAAGATATGTCGTGAACATGGCGTATTCTTTCACACCGACGCAGCACAAGCTGTCGGTAAAATTCCATTGGATGTTGAGGCAATGCACATTGATATGTTGAGCGTTTCTGGACACAAGCTATACGCACCCAAAGGTGTTGGCGCGTTATATGTTCGCAAACGCCCTCGCGTACGGTTGACTGCTCAGATCAACGGCGGGGGTCAAGAACGTGGTATGCGGTCGGGCACGTTGTCTCCATTTTTATGTGTTGCATTAGGCGCTGCGTGTGAGATTGCAAACAATGAAATGACATTTGAAACTGCGCGTATTATGAAGCTGCGAGATTTTTTCTGGAAAAAACTGTCGGATGCATTACCAGAAATTTACATTAATGGACATACACTTCAACGTATTCCAGGAAATTTGAACATTAGCTTTGCCTATGTTGAAGGTGAAGGATTAATGATGGGAATTAAGAACTTATGCTTGTCATCAGGATCTGCCTGCACATCAGCCTCACTTGAACCTTCATATGTTTTATATGCATTGGGTGTTGAAGATGAAATGGCGCATACCTCATTGCGTATTGGTATTGGACGCTTTACAACCGAAGAAGAATTAGACGTTGCTGCGGATAGCATTATTAGCAGTGTCAATCGATTGCGAGACATGAGCCCGTTGTACGAAATGGTGCGAAACGGAATTGATTTAAAATCCATACAATGGACAGAACATTAA
- the hscA gene encoding Fe-S protein assembly chaperone HscA — MLIQITDPSVSKVDTDTMYAIGIDFGTTHCVAGLIRDNKVELIPLNGESFLLPSIVNYRTDQILVGDTATTETGPIHSIKRIIGRSLAEVHSILDHHPFNVTQTELGIKLKTAMGLQDPAQVASALFRYIKHQAELYLDQDVTEAVVTVPAYFDEVARAGIKDAARLAGLTVLRLVAEPTAAALAYGIDDAKEGVYIVYDLGGGTFDVSVLRMTQGVFQVLATGGNAFLGGDDIDATIVDYFLSESQLTPEQRRNALSHARHVKERLSTQLKATFDTPLGDRCVLKRETFEDLLQPLICETIKITRETLDQAHVNLSETQGIILVGGSTRIPAIETTLSDFFNVPIFQSLNPDEVVAMGAARQAHLLTQGGDSMLIDVAPLSLGVEMMGGVVDKIIPRNSPIPIRKAQNFTTFQDNQTGIVINVVQGERELAKDCRSLGRFILSGIPPMPAGLAKVSVIFALDADGLLSVTATEETTGIVQTVVVKPTYGLSEDAMKEMILDSHRHAQADMQKRLLTQTTTEAKQLINVVEQALFVDSDLLSTIEQANIQTAIDALSKALLDEDRDLIKEHMERLNHLTTEFAHKRLQKYL, encoded by the coding sequence ATGCTGATTCAAATTACAGACCCGTCTGTATCTAAAGTAGATACAGATACAATGTACGCCATTGGTATTGATTTTGGAACTACCCATTGTGTGGCAGGATTAATACGAGACAATAAAGTTGAACTGATCCCCTTAAATGGCGAATCGTTTCTATTACCTTCAATTGTAAATTATCGCACAGATCAGATACTCGTTGGGGATACAGCAACAACTGAGACTGGTCCAATTCATTCGATCAAACGCATTATTGGCAGGTCACTGGCTGAAGTACACTCTATTCTTGATCATCATCCCTTTAATGTGACTCAAACAGAACTGGGTATCAAGCTGAAAACTGCGATGGGGTTGCAAGATCCCGCCCAAGTCGCAAGCGCGCTGTTTAGGTACATCAAACATCAAGCGGAGCTTTATTTGGATCAAGATGTTACAGAAGCCGTTGTGACAGTGCCCGCATATTTTGACGAAGTTGCACGCGCCGGTATTAAAGATGCCGCAAGATTGGCAGGGCTAACCGTATTAAGGTTAGTTGCAGAACCCACAGCTGCAGCATTGGCTTATGGTATTGATGACGCCAAAGAAGGCGTTTATATTGTCTATGATCTGGGCGGCGGAACCTTTGATGTCTCCGTATTGCGAATGACACAGGGCGTGTTTCAAGTTTTAGCAACGGGTGGTAACGCCTTTTTAGGTGGGGATGATATTGATGCGACGATTGTTGATTACTTTTTATCTGAAAGTCAGCTAACACCTGAGCAACGACGCAATGCATTATCTCATGCACGTCACGTCAAAGAACGCCTGTCGACGCAGTTAAAAGCAACATTTGATACTCCATTAGGCGATCGCTGTGTTTTAAAACGAGAGACCTTTGAAGATCTATTACAACCATTAATTTGTGAAACAATTAAAATTACGCGTGAAACTCTTGATCAGGCACATGTCAATTTAAGCGAAACCCAGGGTATTATTCTTGTTGGTGGGTCGACACGTATTCCAGCCATTGAAACAACATTAAGTGATTTTTTTAATGTACCCATTTTTCAATCATTAAACCCAGATGAAGTCGTAGCAATGGGTGCAGCACGACAAGCACATTTGTTGACCCAAGGTGGGGATAGCATGCTGATTGATGTGGCTCCATTATCGTTAGGCGTTGAAATGATGGGGGGGGTCGTTGATAAAATTATTCCAAGAAACAGCCCCATTCCCATTCGGAAAGCCCAAAACTTTACAACGTTTCAAGACAATCAAACAGGAATTGTCATTAATGTTGTGCAAGGTGAACGCGAGTTAGCAAAAGATTGCAGGTCTTTAGGACGATTTATTTTGTCGGGAATTCCCCCGATGCCTGCAGGACTGGCAAAAGTAAGCGTCATATTCGCGCTGGATGCTGATGGATTATTGAGTGTTACAGCAACAGAAGAAACAACCGGAATTGTTCAAACTGTCGTGGTAAAGCCGACCTATGGGTTAAGCGAAGATGCTATGAAAGAGATGATCTTAGACAGCCATCGTCATGCCCAAGCAGACATGCAGAAACGCCTATTAACCCAAACGACAACAGAAGCCAAACAATTAATTAATGTTGTAGAGCAGGCACTATTTGTTGACAGTGATCTTCTTTCCACCATAGAGCAAGCCAACATTCAAACTGCGATTGACGCACTATCAAAAGCATTATTGGACGAGGATCGCGACCTTATTAAAGAACACATGGAACGGCTGAATCATTTAACAACTGAATTTGCACACAAGCGACTGCAAAAATATTTATAG